One window of Oreochromis niloticus isolate F11D_XX linkage group LG23, O_niloticus_UMD_NMBU, whole genome shotgun sequence genomic DNA carries:
- the nrd1b gene encoding nardilysin b isoform X3: MPQTSKSMSGAGAAAASVPDQGEPPPPEDARAQVAAGDREEGATVDDQGDPEIVKSPSDPKRYRYIELSNGLRALLISDFSGADGEGGDGESAEQEEEQEEEEGGEEDEGDSGEGSEEEEGDRSEEEQDSDFEELEEENPVKKKKSSEKQAAAALCIGVGSFSDPDELPGLAHFLEHMVFMGSEKYPAENGFDAFLKKHGGSDNASTDCERTIFQFDVQRKHFRDALDRWAQFFICPLMIEDAVDREVEAVDSEFQLARPSDSHRKEMLFGSLAKPGHPMGKFCWGNAQTLKHEPREKQINTYERLRDFWRRYYSAQYMTLAVQSKETLDTLEEWVREIFIRVPNNGEPRPDFSRLQQPFDTPAFNKLYRVVPVRKVHALTISWAVPPQGKHYRVKPLHYISWLIGHEGTGSILSLLRKKCWALALFGGNSETGFDQNTTYSIFSISITLTDQGYQNFYQVVHFVFQYLKMLQTLGPQQRIYEEIQKIEANEFHYQEQVETDPIEFVENICENMQLFPKQDFLTGDQLMFEYDPQVINAALSLLTPDRANLLLLSPENEGCCPLKEKWFGTCYSMEDIPEEWAERWAGDFELNPELHLPAENKFIATDFTLKTSDCPDTEYPVRIVNSERGCLWYKKDNKFKIPKAYIRFHLISPMIQKSPENLVLFDLFVNILAHNLAEPAYEADVAQLEYKLVAGEHGLMIRLKGFNHKLPLLLQLIVDQLADFSTEPSVFTMFSEQLKKTYFNILIKPDRLGKDIRLLILEHCRWSVIQKYRAVSKGLTVDDLMTFVRGLKAELYAEGLVQGNFTSAESKEFLRYFTEKLQFQPLPAEVPVLFRVVELPLKHHLCKVKSLNKGDANSEVTVYYQSGLKKLREHALMELMVMHMEEPCFDFLRTKETLGYQVYPTCRNTSGVLGFSVTVETQATKFSSEFVEAKIEEFLVSFGERLSGLSDEAFGTQVTALIKLKECEDAHLGEEVDRNWFEVVTQQYVFDRLNKEIEVLKTFTQQELVSWFLEHRNSSSRKLSVHVVGFGVEEGDQSAACSPDSATSSSAYGEVSELTFVPTSSPSLQDATLITDIRAFTSSLPLHPYHKIIN; this comes from the exons ATGCCTCAGACCAGCAAGTCGATGAGTGgtgctggtgctgctgcagcATCTGTGCCAGACCAAGGTGAGCCTCCGCCCCCAGAGGACGCCAGGGCTCAGGTGGCTGCtggagacagagaggagggagccACTGTAGATGACCAGGGAGACCCAGAGATCGTCAAATCACCCAGCGACCCAAAGAGATACAG ATACATCGAGCTGAGCAATGGCCTCCGAGCACTCCTCATTTCCGACTTCAGTGGGGCAGACGGGGAGGGAGGCGACGGAGAGTCCGCAGAGCAGGAGGAagagcaggaagaggaggagggtgggGAAGAAGATGAAGGGGACTCAGGTGAGGGCtcagaggaggaagaagggGACAGATCAGAGGAAGAGCAGGACAGCGACTTTgaagagctggaagaggagaacccagtgaagaagaagaagagctctGAGAAGCAG GCTGCAGCAGCTCTGTGCATCGGCGTGGGAAGTTTCAGTGACCCCGATGAGCTGCCCGGCCTCGCACACTTCCTGGAGCACA TGGTGTTCATGGGCAGTGAGAAATACCCGGCGGAGAACGGCTTCGACGCCTTCCTGAAGAAGCACGGCGGCAGTGACAACGCCTCCACAGACTGCGAGCGGACCATCTTCCAGTTCGATGTGCAGAGGAAGCACTTCAGAGACGCGCTCGACAG GTGGGCTCAGTTCTTCATCTGTCCTCTGATGATCGAGGACGCCGTCGACAGAGAGGTGGAGGCAGTCGACAGCG AGTTTCAGCTGGCGAGGCCATCCGACTCCCACCGGAAGGAGATGCTGTTTGGGAGTCTGGCCAAACCGGGACACCCGATGGGCAAGTTCTGCTGGg GTAACGCTCAGACATTAAAGCACGAGCCTCGAGAGAAGCAGATCAACACCTACGAGCGGCTCAGGGACTTCTGGAGGAGATATTACTCAGCTCAGTACATGACGCTCGCCGTTCAGTCCAAAG AGACTCTGGACACACTGGAGGAGTGGGTGAGGGAGATCTTCATCAGGGTGCCCAACaa CGGTGAACCTCGACCTGACTTCTCTCGCCTGCAGCAGCCGTTTGACACGCCGGCCTTTAACAAACTCTACAGAG TGGTGCCTGTGAGGAAGGTTCACGCTCTGACCATCAGCTGGGCCGTCCCACCGCAGGGGAAGCATTACAG AGTGAAGCCTCTTCATTACATCTCCTGGCTCATCGGACATGAAGGGACCGGCAGCATCCTGTCGCTGCTCAGGAAGAA ATGCTGGGCTCTGGCTCTGTTTGGAGGAAATAGCGAGACTGGCTTCGACCAGAACACCACCTACTCCATCTTCTCCATCTCCATTACTCTCACTGATCAGGGCTACCAGAACTTCTaccag GTCGTCCACTTTGTGTTCCAGTATCTGAAGATGCTGCAGACTCTGGGCCCCCAGCAGAG gatCTATGAGGAAATTCAGAAGATCGAAGCCAACGAGTTCCACTACCAGGAACAGGTAGAG ACGGATCCCATCGAGTTTGTGGAGAACATCTGCGAGAACATGCAGCTGTTTCCCAAACAGGACTTCCTGACCGGAGACCAGCTCATGTTCGAATATGACCCCCAG GTGATCAACGCCGCTCTGTCCCTGCTGACACCTGACAGAGcgaacctgctgctgctgtcgcCTGAAAACGAAGGCTGCTGCCCCCTCAAAGAGAAATGGTTCGGTACCTGCTACAGCATGGAGG ATATCCCAGAGGAGTGGGCGGAGCGATGGGCCGGAGACTTCGAACTCAACCCTGAACTCCACCTGCCTGCTGAGAACAAATTCATTG CAACGGATTTCACCTTGAAAACGTCAGACTGTCCGGACACAGAGTATCCTGTGAGGATTGTGAACAGCGAGCGCGGCTGTCTGTGGTACAAGAAGGACAACAAGTTCAAGATCCCCAAAG ccTACATTCGCTTCCACCTGATCTCCCCGATGATCCAGAAGAGCCCGGAGAA cctgGTTCTCTTTGACCTCTTTGTGAACATCCTGGCTCATAACCTGGCAGAGCCGGCCTACGAGGCCGACGTGGCTCAGCTTGAGTACAAACTGGTGGCCGGAGAGCACGGATTGATGATCCGGCTGAAAGGCTTCAACCACAAACTGCCt ctgctgctgcagctgatcGTGGATCagctggcagacttcagcaccGAGCCGAGCGTCTTCACCATGTTCtcagagcagctgaagaagaccTACTTCAATATCCTCATCAAGCCGGACAGGCTGGGCAA agaCATCCGTCTGCTGATCCTCGAGCACTGCCGCTGGTCCGTCATCCAGAAGTATCGCGCAGTCTCAAAAGGTCTCACTGTCGACGACCTCATGACCTTCGTCAGAGGGCTGAAGGCGGAGCTTTATGCTGAGGGGCTGGTGCAGGGAAACTTCACTAGTGcg GAGTCCAAAGAGTTTCTGCGCTACTTCACTGA GAAGCTGCAGTTCCAGCCGCTGCCTGCAGAGGTCCCCGTGCTGTTTCGTGTGGTGGAGCTGCCGCTGAAACATCATCTCTGCAAAGTGAAATCTCTCAACAAAGGAGACGCCAACTCTGAGGTCACCGTCTACTACCAG tcCGGGctgaagaagctcagagagcaCGCTCTCATGGAGCTGATGGTG atGCACATGGAGGAGCCCTGCTTCGACTTCCTGAGGACGAAGGAGACACTGGG GTACCAGGTGTACCCCACCTGCAGGAACACGTCGGGTGTGCTTGGATTCTCCGTCACCGTGGAAACTCAAGCCACAAAATTCAG ctccgAGTTCGTCGAGGCAAAGATCGAGGAGTTCCTGGTGAGTTTCGGGGAGCGTTTGTCGGGTCTGAGCGACGAGGCCTTTGGGACTCAGGTGACGGCGCTCATCAAGCTGAAGGAGTGCGAGGACGCACACCTGGGGGAGGAGGTGGACCGCAACTGGTTCGAGGTGGTCACACAGCAGTACGTCTTTGACCGGCTCAACAAGGAG